One part of the Caproiciproducens sp. CPB-2 genome encodes these proteins:
- the remB gene encoding extracellular matrix regulator RemB: MYLHLGQDTVIKVSDIVGIFDMETSTISKSTRNYLSAAQKEGQVVNVSMEMPKSFVLCCDKSRRITVYITQISSSTLLKRTGFIDEISNV; encoded by the coding sequence ATGTATCTTCATCTCGGGCAGGACACGGTGATTAAAGTCAGTGATATTGTGGGCATATTCGATATGGAAACCTCTACCATCTCCAAATCGACCAGAAACTATCTTTCCGCGGCCCAGAAAGAGGGCCAGGTCGTCAACGTTTCCATGGAAATGCCGAAGTCCTTTGTGCTTTGCTGTGATAAAAGCCGCCGGATTACCGTTTATATCACGCAAATCTCCTCTTCCACCCTTCTGAAAAGGACAGGGTTTATCGACGAGATATCAAATGTTTAA
- the recF gene encoding DNA replication/repair protein RecF (All proteins in this family for which functions are known are DNA-binding proteins that assist the filamentation of RecA onto DNA for the initiation of recombination or recombinational repair.), whose product MIIQHLEAENYRNIRRCVIIPQNGINIIYGKNAQGKTNLLEAVWLFTGGRSFRGAKDADLVLQGEAGAKLKLKFFSGEREQTAEITIENGRRNAVLNGIPQKNASGLVGKFFSVIFSPEHIALVREGPSQRRDFMDAALCQIKPGYAALLSRYHHTLIQRNTLLKDIPRHAELMDTLEIWDEKLASYGEAIVLGRMDYIRKIKEPVKEIYAGISQHTEIIDLTYQKSTEDLKKALKAARREDVALGHTSVGPHRDDIDIAIDLRPARTFGSQGQKRSAVLALKLAEAEMLYRQTGERPVVLLDDVMSELDSGRQDYLLNHLDRCQVFITCCEPGAIQQLREGALFEMDGGTLIKK is encoded by the coding sequence GTGATTATCCAGCACCTGGAGGCTGAAAATTACAGAAATATCCGGCGCTGCGTGATAATTCCGCAGAATGGGATCAATATAATATATGGGAAAAATGCACAGGGAAAGACCAATCTGCTGGAAGCGGTCTGGCTTTTTACGGGCGGCCGTTCCTTTCGGGGAGCGAAGGACGCCGACCTTGTTCTGCAGGGAGAAGCCGGCGCAAAGCTCAAGCTGAAATTTTTCAGCGGCGAACGTGAGCAGACGGCGGAAATCACGATTGAAAACGGGCGCAGAAATGCCGTTTTGAACGGGATTCCCCAAAAAAACGCTTCCGGGCTGGTCGGAAAGTTCTTTTCCGTGATTTTTTCCCCGGAGCATATCGCGCTTGTGCGCGAAGGCCCATCCCAGCGCCGCGACTTTATGGACGCCGCCCTCTGCCAGATCAAACCCGGGTACGCCGCGCTTCTTTCGCGGTACCACCACACGCTGATCCAGCGCAACACCCTTTTAAAAGATATCCCCCGCCATGCCGAGCTGATGGATACGCTCGAAATCTGGGATGAAAAGCTTGCTTCCTACGGCGAAGCGATCGTCCTCGGCAGGATGGATTATATCCGTAAAATCAAGGAACCGGTCAAAGAGATTTACGCCGGCATTTCCCAACATACCGAAATCATTGATTTAACCTATCAGAAAAGCACCGAAGACCTGAAAAAGGCGCTGAAAGCGGCCCGCCGGGAGGATGTGGCGCTGGGCCATACCAGCGTCGGCCCGCACCGCGACGATATTGATATTGCCATAGACCTCCGCCCTGCGCGGACGTTCGGCTCACAGGGCCAGAAACGCTCCGCCGTCCTTGCTTTAAAGCTTGCGGAGGCCGAGATGCTTTACCGCCAGACCGGAGAAAGACCCGTTGTCCTGCTCGACGACGTGATGAGCGAGCTGGACTCCGGCAGGCAGGATTATTTACTCAATCATTTGGATCGCTGTCAGGTTTTCATAACCTGCTGTGAACCCGGCGCAATTCAGCAGCTCCGGGAGGGCGCCCTGTTTGAAATGGACGGCGGCACCCTGATAAAAAAATGA
- a CDS encoding YcxB family protein gives MKQFVKEQETASKPPEPRGEQTPDEDQPEEDKVEWDGSEAELVADETALAFEEQNTGIKLTYTLTSGEIFKVLWKSQYTGTRLGLSAVAVVLSTAMAVVFLMQFRSTGDSRYASLAVVCILLVLVVAVFPTAVIRAHSSKIADGREIRMKIYPDHIEMGLPGKRWEIPLDGTSECVQIENLIVLYIDDRNMVILPLRCVEPGVLPEVQAMLLAGTHPKS, from the coding sequence ATGAAACAATTTGTAAAGGAACAGGAAACCGCCTCAAAACCTCCTGAACCCCGGGGGGAACAGACCCCCGACGAGGACCAACCTGAGGAAGACAAAGTGGAATGGGACGGTTCCGAAGCCGAGCTGGTCGCCGACGAAACGGCGCTGGCGTTTGAGGAACAGAATACGGGGATCAAGCTGACATACACGCTGACCTCCGGCGAAATTTTCAAAGTTCTCTGGAAAAGCCAGTACACCGGCACAAGGTTAGGGCTTTCAGCCGTTGCGGTCGTGCTGAGCACCGCGATGGCGGTCGTCTTTCTGATGCAGTTCCGCTCGACGGGCGACAGCCGTTACGCGTCTTTGGCGGTGGTGTGCATTCTGCTGGTTCTGGTGGTCGCGGTTTTCCCGACGGCCGTCATCCGGGCGCATTCGTCAAAAATCGCCGACGGCAGGGAGATCCGCATGAAGATTTACCCCGACCATATCGAAATGGGCTTGCCCGGCAAAAGATGGGAAATCCCGCTCGACGGGACCAGCGAATGTGTTCAGATCGAAAATCTGATCGTGCTGTACATAGACGACCGGAATATGGTGATTCTTCCGCTGCGCTGTGTGGAACCGGGCGTTTTGCCGGAGGTTCAGGCGATGCTTTTGGCGGGGACGCACCCCAAAAGCTGA
- the gyrB gene encoding DNA topoisomerase (ATP-hydrolyzing) subunit B translates to MEFSEITQTKQKYDENQIQVLEGLAAVRKRPGMYIGSTGPRGLHHLVYEIVDNAIDEALAGFCDRIEVKILPGDIISVLDNGRGIPVGIQHQMGIPAVTVVFTELHAGGKFGGGGYKVAGGLHGVGASVVNALSEWLEVEVYNEGKIYYQRFERGKTITQLEVRGETEKTGTFVTFKPDAEIFRETTAYDYETLQTRLREQAFLNAGIHIALSDLRDESNPVHDNYCYHGGISSFVEFINKKKAVEIIHPDIIHFSSVAPDNSATAEVAMQYNDSYNELMLSFANNIHTTDGGTHEDGFKRALTRVMNDYARKYNILKESDKNLSGDDVREGLTVIISVKMKDAQFEGQTKARLGNTEIGTLVSNLITDKMAAYLEENPATARAIFDKALAASRARDAARKARDLVRRKSALENAALPGKLADCQSRNPDETEIYIVEGDSAGGSAKGGRDRKYQAILPLWGKMLNVEKARLDKVYGNEKLMPVVTALGCGIGEEFDMNKLRYGKIIIMADADVDGSHIRTLLLTFFFRFMKPLVEEGHVYLAQPPLFRLSKGKNHYYAFSDEERDQKMAELASNYEIQRYKGLGEMDAEQLWETTMNPETRTMLRVEVEDAAAADEAFTILMGDKVEPRRAFIESNAKYAKNLDV, encoded by the coding sequence TTGGAGTTTAGCGAAATTACGCAAACAAAACAAAAATACGACGAAAATCAGATACAGGTACTGGAAGGCCTGGCCGCGGTCAGAAAGCGCCCCGGCATGTATATCGGTTCCACCGGGCCGCGCGGGCTGCATCACCTCGTCTATGAAATCGTGGACAATGCGATCGACGAAGCGCTCGCGGGCTTCTGCGACAGAATCGAAGTCAAAATCCTGCCCGGGGACATCATCAGCGTACTGGACAACGGGCGCGGAATCCCGGTCGGCATCCAGCATCAGATGGGAATCCCGGCGGTCACGGTTGTTTTCACCGAGCTGCACGCGGGCGGAAAATTCGGCGGCGGCGGCTACAAGGTAGCCGGCGGCCTGCACGGCGTCGGCGCGTCGGTCGTCAACGCGCTGTCCGAATGGCTGGAGGTCGAGGTTTACAACGAGGGTAAGATTTACTACCAGCGTTTTGAGCGCGGAAAAACCATCACCCAGCTGGAAGTGCGCGGCGAAACGGAAAAAACCGGAACGTTCGTCACCTTTAAGCCGGACGCGGAAATTTTCAGGGAGACCACCGCCTACGACTACGAAACCCTGCAGACGAGGCTGCGCGAGCAGGCGTTTCTGAACGCCGGCATCCATATCGCTCTGTCCGACCTGCGCGACGAAAGCAATCCCGTACACGACAACTACTGCTACCACGGCGGCATCAGCAGCTTTGTGGAATTCATCAATAAAAAGAAAGCGGTCGAGATCATCCATCCCGACATCATCCACTTTAGTTCCGTCGCCCCAGATAATTCGGCAACGGCGGAAGTTGCCATGCAGTATAATGATTCCTATAACGAGCTGATGCTGTCCTTTGCCAACAATATTCATACCACCGACGGCGGCACGCACGAGGACGGGTTCAAACGCGCCCTGACCCGTGTGATGAACGATTACGCCAGAAAATACAACATTCTCAAAGAAAGCGATAAAAACCTTTCGGGTGACGACGTGCGCGAGGGCCTGACCGTCATTATCAGCGTGAAGATGAAGGACGCCCAGTTTGAGGGCCAGACAAAGGCCCGCCTGGGAAATACCGAAATCGGCACGCTGGTCAGCAACCTCATTACCGATAAAATGGCCGCCTATCTCGAAGAAAATCCGGCGACGGCAAGGGCGATTTTCGACAAGGCGCTGGCCGCTTCCCGCGCGCGCGACGCCGCGAGGAAGGCCCGCGACCTGGTCCGCCGCAAATCCGCGCTGGAAAACGCCGCGCTTCCGGGCAAGCTTGCCGACTGTCAGAGCCGTAATCCCGACGAGACGGAAATTTATATCGTCGAGGGTGATTCCGCCGGCGGTTCCGCAAAAGGCGGACGCGACCGCAAATATCAGGCGATTCTGCCGCTCTGGGGCAAAATGCTCAACGTGGAAAAGGCAAGGCTCGACAAGGTGTACGGCAATGAAAAGCTGATGCCCGTCGTCACCGCGCTCGGCTGCGGGATCGGCGAAGAATTCGATATGAATAAGCTGCGCTACGGGAAAATCATCATCATGGCCGATGCCGATGTCGACGGTTCGCACATCCGCACCCTGCTTCTGACTTTCTTCTTCCGGTTTATGAAGCCGCTTGTGGAGGAAGGCCACGTTTACCTTGCGCAGCCGCCGCTGTTCCGGCTGAGCAAGGGAAAAAATCATTACTACGCATTCAGCGACGAGGAACGCGATCAGAAAATGGCGGAGCTCGCCAGCAATTACGAGATCCAGCGCTACAAAGGCCTTGGTGAAATGGACGCCGAGCAGCTTTGGGAAACGACCATGAATCCGGAGACCCGCACCATGCTGCGCGTGGAGGTGGAAGACGCCGCCGCCGCGGACGAAGCCTTCACCATTCTGATGGGCGACAAGGTCGAGCCGCGCCGCGCTTTTATTGAAAGCAACGCGAAGTACGCAAAGAACCTTGATGTCTGA
- a CDS encoding YcxB family protein: MPESPISVSCLTTKFDYADFKAAAAKAAMRKSEKIILKATGTVLILAAFLLRAFVYGNFYQNFIYAAMAAVGVIIGCFYDTIVLYAVRRHALSYFTANSEKFIAQTTEFSEETITFQTERYTAAIPYEMLYKAYEDARVFIIYTGINEMRFIPKRAMNESECARIHNILETKLQEKYQQEGAR, encoded by the coding sequence TTGCCTGAAAGCCCAATTTCGGTAAGCTGCCTTACCACAAAATTCGATTATGCCGATTTCAAGGCCGCGGCGGCGAAAGCCGCCATGAGGAAAAGCGAAAAAATCATTCTGAAAGCTACGGGAACCGTTCTGATTCTGGCCGCGTTTCTTTTAAGGGCCTTTGTTTACGGGAATTTCTATCAGAATTTCATTTATGCGGCCATGGCCGCGGTCGGCGTGATCATCGGATGCTTTTACGATACGATCGTCCTGTACGCCGTGCGGCGGCACGCCCTGAGCTACTTTACGGCGAACAGTGAAAAATTTATCGCGCAGACCACGGAATTTTCAGAGGAAACCATAACCTTTCAAACCGAACGGTATACGGCTGCAATTCCCTATGAGATGCTGTATAAAGCGTATGAGGACGCGAGGGTTTTTATTATATACACAGGAATCAACGAGATGAGGTTCATCCCCAAAAGGGCGATGAACGAAAGCGAATGTGCCAGGATTCACAACATTCTTGAGACAAAGCTTCAGGAAAAATATCAGCAGGAAGGTGCCCGCTAA
- a CDS encoding RNA-binding S4 domain-containing protein, with protein MKTEKIVIDTEFIRLDALLKLGGAVDTGGRAKFIVQSGEVKVNGEICTMRGKKMRSGDKAEYNDVTYEVCNG; from the coding sequence ATGAAAACGGAAAAAATCGTCATTGATACCGAGTTTATCCGGCTGGACGCCCTTTTGAAGCTTGGCGGCGCGGTGGACACCGGCGGCCGGGCAAAATTTATCGTGCAGTCCGGCGAAGTGAAGGTCAACGGAGAAATCTGCACCATGCGCGGCAAAAAAATGAGAAGCGGCGACAAGGCCGAATACAACGATGTGACATATGAGGTGTGTAACGGGTGA
- a CDS encoding YcxB family protein produces MPTFYEGGPVDTVEQTVGPDEYAAAYYTAQSAVSPIHTKWVRAGICLSAAIVIASFIPFYRARFFTCWGPACGIVLALALAFLFFFIQPDDTRKWAAELYRSNRLLALPQKIEIFRDSVVIQSSCEKMLEYWTDFSKCIETPSAFVVTGGRERDLLIIKKQGLTNEQIEKISAHLAGAFASRYLKSGR; encoded by the coding sequence ATGCCGACGTTTTACGAGGGAGGGCCGGTCGATACGGTGGAACAGACGGTTGGCCCCGACGAATACGCCGCGGCGTACTACACCGCGCAGAGTGCGGTTTCCCCCATCCACACAAAATGGGTGCGTGCGGGGATCTGTCTTTCCGCGGCCATCGTCATCGCTTCCTTTATTCCGTTTTACCGCGCAAGATTCTTTACCTGCTGGGGGCCCGCGTGCGGAATTGTCCTGGCTCTTGCGCTCGCCTTTCTGTTCTTTTTTATCCAGCCGGACGATACCCGGAAATGGGCGGCGGAGCTGTACCGCTCCAACCGGCTGCTGGCCCTGCCGCAGAAAATCGAGATTTTCCGGGACAGCGTGGTGATTCAAAGCAGCTGTGAAAAAATGCTGGAGTACTGGACCGATTTCAGCAAGTGCATAGAGACCCCGTCCGCCTTTGTCGTGACCGGCGGGCGGGAACGGGACTTGCTGATCATCAAAAAGCAGGGACTTACGAACGAACAGATTGAAAAAATTTCCGCACACCTTGCCGGCGCGTTTGCTTCGCGCTATTTGAAAAGCGGGCGTTAA
- the dnaN gene encoding DNA polymerase III subunit beta → MKITCQRQQLNEAVLNVQRAVSTKSSVPALEGILLKTGENEITLCGYDLELGMTTKIEAQVEEPGSIVLSARLFGDIVRRLPADTVYLATDEKKITSIKSGPADFSIVGIPAEEYPELPAITGETSIKIANCILKSMIRQTIFAVAESDAKPIHTGTLFELSKNKIRLISVDGYRLALREETAACGEETSFVVPGKTLGEVLKLLSDDDTELEVQIGRRHILFQIGNYCVISRLLEGEFLDYKAAIPGASSTEIIVSTRSFIDSVERVSLLITDRLKSPVRCVFEDGEIKVSCSTSIGHANDQLSAKIDGAGVEMGFNNRYLLDALRNTEGDEVKIQLNGALSPMKILPREGDSFLFLVLPVRLKSEA, encoded by the coding sequence ATGAAAATAACCTGCCAGCGGCAGCAGCTGAACGAAGCTGTGTTGAATGTTCAGCGCGCCGTGTCCACAAAATCATCCGTTCCCGCTCTGGAAGGCATCCTGCTCAAAACAGGCGAGAATGAAATTACACTGTGCGGATACGACCTTGAACTGGGAATGACCACAAAAATAGAAGCCCAGGTGGAAGAACCGGGAAGCATCGTCCTGAGCGCGCGGCTGTTCGGCGACATTGTCCGCCGTCTGCCGGCGGACACCGTGTACCTTGCCACCGACGAGAAAAAAATCACTTCCATCAAGAGCGGGCCGGCCGATTTCTCCATTGTGGGAATCCCCGCGGAGGAATACCCGGAGCTTCCGGCCATTACAGGGGAAACCTCGATCAAGATCGCGAACTGCATTCTGAAAAGCATGATCCGGCAGACGATTTTCGCCGTCGCGGAAAGCGACGCGAAGCCGATCCACACCGGTACCCTGTTTGAACTGAGCAAAAATAAGATCCGCCTGATCTCCGTGGACGGCTACCGTCTTGCTCTGAGGGAAGAAACCGCCGCCTGCGGCGAGGAAACCAGCTTTGTCGTCCCGGGCAAAACGCTCGGCGAAGTGCTCAAGCTTCTGAGCGACGACGACACCGAGCTGGAGGTCCAGATCGGCCGGCGCCATATTTTATTCCAGATCGGAAACTACTGCGTGATTTCCCGCCTTCTCGAAGGGGAATTCCTCGACTATAAGGCCGCCATCCCCGGCGCCAGCTCAACGGAGATCATCGTTTCCACCCGTTCGTTCATCGACAGCGTGGAGCGCGTTTCCCTTCTGATCACCGACAGGCTGAAAAGCCCCGTGCGCTGCGTGTTTGAGGACGGGGAGATCAAGGTTTCCTGCTCGACCTCCATCGGTCACGCCAACGACCAGCTTTCCGCGAAAATCGACGGCGCGGGCGTGGAAATGGGCTTTAACAACCGCTATCTGCTCGACGCCCTGCGCAACACCGAGGGCGACGAAGTGAAAATACAGCTCAACGGCGCTTTGAGCCCGATGAAGATCCTTCCGCGCGAAGGGGACTCCTTCCTTTTCCTGGTGCTGCCGGTCCGTTTGAAGAGCGAGGCGTAG